From one Physeter macrocephalus isolate SW-GA chromosome 18, ASM283717v5, whole genome shotgun sequence genomic stretch:
- the MUC21 gene encoding mucin-21 isoform X2 codes for MQASFLPATKRQIKMQKRNICLMYWLLLHLLLLQYGITSINGSTPNPTSSEPTTANTGSSATSSGTRTASNTTSSMTYGGTSTATNSGSQVTSSGSSTTSNTKTSMTSGGTSATSNTGFSVTSGGTSTPANIGSSMTSSETSITSSTGSSTTSSGTSTASNTGSSATTGGSGTPLSTGTHTTSNRISTSAGTPRNSLSLRNFFDASVY; via the exons ATGCAAGCATCTTTTTTACCAGCCACAAAGAGGCAGATCAAGATGCAGAAAAgaaacatttgccttatgtactggtTACTGTTGCATCTCCTACTTTTACAATATG GCATAACCTCCATTAATGGTAGCACACCTAACCCAACTTCCAGTGAACCCACCACAGCCAACACTGGATCCAGTGCAACCTCCAGTGGGACTAGGACAGCCTCCAACACTACATCCAGCATGACCTATGGTGGTACCAGCACAGCCACCAACTCTGGATCCCAAGTGACCTCCAGTGGATCCAGCACAACCTCCAATACTAAAACCAGCATGACCTCTGGAGGGACCAGCGCAACCTCCAATACTGGATTCAGTGTGACCTCTGGAGGGACCAGCACACCTGCCAATATTGGTTCCAGTATGACCTCCAGTGAGACCAGCATAACCTCCAGTACTGGATCCAGCACAACCTCCAGTGGGACCAGCACGGCCTCCAACACTGGATCCAGTGCAACCACAGGAGGCTCTGGTACACCTTTGTCAACTGGAACACACACAACTTCCAACAGAATTAGCACAAGTGCTGGAACTCCA AGAAACTCCCTGTCCCTGAGAAATTTCTTTGACGCATCTGTTTACTGA
- the MUC21 gene encoding mucin-21 isoform X1, whose protein sequence is MQASFLPATKRQIKMQKRNICLMYWLLLHLLLLQYGITSINGSTPNPTSSEPTTANTGSSATSSGTRTASNTTSSMTYGGTSTATNSGSQVTSSGSSTTSNTKTSMTSGGTSATSNTGFSVTSGGTSTPANIGSSMTSSETSITSSTGSSTTSSGTSTASNTGSSATTGGSGTPLSTGTHTTSNRISTSAGTPVSEVKPSGFLKPWEIFFITLVSVVVVVGFFVGLYFCVRNSLSLRNFFDASVY, encoded by the exons ATGCAAGCATCTTTTTTACCAGCCACAAAGAGGCAGATCAAGATGCAGAAAAgaaacatttgccttatgtactggtTACTGTTGCATCTCCTACTTTTACAATATG GCATAACCTCCATTAATGGTAGCACACCTAACCCAACTTCCAGTGAACCCACCACAGCCAACACTGGATCCAGTGCAACCTCCAGTGGGACTAGGACAGCCTCCAACACTACATCCAGCATGACCTATGGTGGTACCAGCACAGCCACCAACTCTGGATCCCAAGTGACCTCCAGTGGATCCAGCACAACCTCCAATACTAAAACCAGCATGACCTCTGGAGGGACCAGCGCAACCTCCAATACTGGATTCAGTGTGACCTCTGGAGGGACCAGCACACCTGCCAATATTGGTTCCAGTATGACCTCCAGTGAGACCAGCATAACCTCCAGTACTGGATCCAGCACAACCTCCAGTGGGACCAGCACGGCCTCCAACACTGGATCCAGTGCAACCACAGGAGGCTCTGGTACACCTTTGTCAACTGGAACACACACAACTTCCAACAGAATTAGCACAAGTGCTGGAACTCCAGTGAGTGAAGTGAAGCCCAGTGGGTTCCTAAAGCCATGGGAAATCTTCTTCATCACTCTGGTCTCGGTTGTAGTGGTTGTGGGATTCTTTGTTGGCCTCTACTTCTGTGTG AGAAACTCCCTGTCCCTGAGAAATTTCTTTGACGCATCTGTTTACTGA